The nucleotide sequence TGTCCGCGACGACACAGTCGGACTGCACCTGACACCGTTCCGCGGACTCCGTTACGTCCCCGAACGGGTCGGCAGCCTCGCCGCCGTCACGTCTCCGCCCTACGACGTCGTCGTACGACCTGACGGACTGCTCCATCTGGAGTCCGCCGATCCGCACAACATCGTCCGGCTGATCCTCCCGCAGGCGATCACCGCCGGCACCCGCCACCGCAAGGCCGCCGTCACCCTCGACCGCTGGCTCGCGGACGGCGTCCTCGCGCCGGACCCCGAACCCGCGCTCTACGTGTACGAGCAGCACGGCGACGGCATCCTCCAGCGCGGCATCATCGGCGCCCTGGAGCTCACCACCCCCGCCGAGGGCGTCGTCCTCCCCCACGAGGACGTCATGCCGCACGTCGTCGAGGACCGCGCCGCCCTGATGCGGACCACCGCCGCCAACCTGGAGCCGCTGCTCCTCACGTACGTGGGCGACGGCGACGGCGCCGGCCGGGTCGTCGAGCGGACCGTGGAGCGCCCCCCGCTGCTCGCCACGACCACGGAGGACGGCTTCCACCACCGCCTGTGGGCCGTGACCGACCCGGCGGAGCAGGCCGCCGTGACCGCCGAGCTCGGCCGCCACCAGGCCCTCATCGCCGACGGCCACCACCGCTGGGCGACCTACCTCCGGCTCCGCGAGGAGCACCC is from Streptomyces venezuelae ATCC 10712 and encodes:
- a CDS encoding DUF1015 domain-containing protein; translation: MNTSGHAAADVRDDTVGLHLTPFRGLRYVPERVGSLAAVTSPPYDVVVRPDGLLHLESADPHNIVRLILPQAITAGTRHRKAAVTLDRWLADGVLAPDPEPALYVYEQHGDGILQRGIIGALELTTPAEGVVLPHEDVMPHVVEDRAALMRTTAANLEPLLLTYVGDGDGAGRVVERTVERPPLLATTTEDGFHHRLWAVTDPAEQAAVTAELGRHQALIADGHHRWATYLRLREEHPSPGPWNYGLVLLIDTARYPLRVRAIHRLLNRLPLADALTALDGSFRVRRIERPLSAALDALAEATAEGNAFLLAGDGGFHLVDRPDPALLDRTIRTDRPDAWRTLDATVLHSTLLEHVWQIPDAPEDISYIHDTEAAVAQAERRGGTAVLMHPVREDVVRDLARQGVTMPRKSTSFGPKPATGLVLRSLALD